The Pseudodesulfovibrio cashew genomic sequence GGCGCGGACCAGGCTGGAGCTGGTTACCGCGAATATGGACCCGCCCAGTATGACGAGCGTGTAGACGCAGAATGCGACTTTTGCCATTATTTCCATAGTTAAGCCTCCTTCTCCGCCGAGGGCTTGGCCTCGGCCTTGGGAGCGGGAGCCGGAGCGGACACTTCCGTGGCCTGTTCCTTCAAGCGAGCGAGGAGATCAATGTTCATCTCTTCCCTGCTCGTTGCCACCCAATACATATTATTTGAATACCGAAGCGACTTCACCGGGCAGTTGTCTATGCAGGTGCCGCACAGGCTGCACAGGGTGTAATCGTAGGTGAACTTGAGAGGATTCTTGGGAGCCTTGGGCTTGACGACCTTTTCTCCCGCCTCCTTGGCGGCCTTCATGGCGGCCTCCTGCTCGGGCGTGGGCTTGGGGGCCTTCTGCTTGACCAGTTTCAGGCAGTTGCTCGGGCAGTTGGTCACGCACATCATGCACGAGATGCATTTGGGCATGGCCGGATCCTTGGGCTTGCCGATGAGTTCGACATGCCCGCCGTATGTGGACAGATTCTCGTCGTCAATGACCTGGCGCGGATAGTGGACCGTGATCAGGGGCTTGCAAAAGTACTTGCCCGTGATCTTCAGACCCACAATCAGCGACCAGCAGTCGAGAATCGGCTGTATGACGTGTTCCTTGAATTTTCCCATAGCTACACCCCTACAGCTTGATGAGCAGCGCG encodes the following:
- a CDS encoding 4Fe-4S binding protein translates to MGKFKEHVIQPILDCWSLIVGLKITGKYFCKPLITVHYPRQVIDDENLSTYGGHVELIGKPKDPAMPKCISCMMCVTNCPSNCLKLVKQKAPKPTPEQEAAMKAAKEAGEKVVKPKAPKNPLKFTYDYTLCSLCGTCIDNCPVKSLRYSNNMYWVATSREEMNIDLLARLKEQATEVSAPAPAPKAEAKPSAEKEA